One genomic region from Mycobacterium basiliense encodes:
- the malQ gene encoding 4-alpha-glucanotransferase, translating into MTELAPSLVDLARRSGIATEYRDWSGQEVLVSEATLVAVLAALGVPARTEQERNTALAAHLRAYWARSLPSTIVARAGAQTRFWAHVTHGAEADVWLHLEDGTLRGGVVQTDNFTPPFDLDGRWIGEASFMLPTDLPLGYHRVHLRSGDHETSAALIVTPGWLGLPEKLGSRRAWGLATQLYSVRSQQSWGVGDLTDLADLALWSAYQHGADYVLVNPLHAAAPTTPMEPSPYLPTSRRFVNPLYLRVQAIPEFVDLPKRGRVRQLHADLQRQTDQLDIIDRDSAWVAKRAALKLIHRVPRAAGRDLAYAAFRAREGRALDDFATWCVLAEKYGGDWHRWPKSLRHPDAPGVADFAEKHEDAIDFHRWLQWQLDEQLAAAQTRATQAGMSLGVMHDLAVGVHPNGADAWALQDVLALGVTAGAPPDEFNQLGQDWSQPPWRPDRLEEHGYRPFRALIRAILRHAGGVRIDHIIGLFRLWWIPEGEPPTQGTYVRYDHEAMVGIVALEAHRAGAVVVGEDLGTVEPWVRDYLLLRGLLGTSILWFELDRDGSGGPLPAERWREYCLSSVTTHDLPPTAGYLAGDHVRLREALGLLTRPAQSELQAAQAELAAWLAELRRVGLLMDGPDADRETGVDPENDAEQTILALYRYLGRTPSRLLAVALPDAVGDRRIQNQPGTTDEYPNWRVPLTGPDGRRVLLEDIFTDRRVASLLDAVHAQTARATS; encoded by the coding sequence ATGACTGAGCTCGCGCCCTCGTTGGTCGACCTTGCCCGGCGGTCCGGTATCGCCACCGAATACCGGGACTGGAGCGGCCAGGAAGTGCTCGTCAGCGAGGCCACCCTGGTGGCGGTTTTGGCCGCCCTCGGTGTTCCAGCGCGCACCGAGCAAGAGCGCAACACGGCCCTGGCCGCGCACCTGCGCGCGTATTGGGCCCGCTCGTTGCCGAGCACCATTGTCGCCCGCGCGGGCGCACAGACGCGGTTTTGGGCACACGTAACCCACGGCGCCGAAGCCGACGTGTGGTTACACCTCGAAGACGGCACGTTACGGGGCGGGGTGGTGCAGACCGACAACTTCACCCCGCCTTTCGATCTGGACGGACGTTGGATAGGCGAAGCCAGCTTCATGCTGCCCACCGACCTGCCGCTCGGCTATCACCGCGTGCACCTACGGTCTGGCGACCATGAGACCAGTGCCGCCCTTATCGTTACCCCGGGCTGGCTCGGCCTGCCGGAAAAGCTCGGCTCCCGCCGAGCCTGGGGCCTGGCAACCCAGCTCTACAGCGTGCGGTCGCAACAGTCGTGGGGTGTCGGTGACCTAACTGACTTGGCTGACCTGGCGCTCTGGTCGGCCTACCAGCACGGTGCCGACTATGTCCTGGTCAATCCGCTGCACGCCGCGGCACCGACAACACCCATGGAGCCCTCCCCCTATCTGCCTACATCTCGGCGCTTCGTCAATCCGCTTTATCTGCGCGTCCAGGCCATTCCCGAATTCGTCGATCTACCCAAACGCGGCCGGGTGCGCCAGCTGCACGCAGACCTGCAACGCCAGACTGACCAGCTCGACATCATCGACCGTGACAGCGCGTGGGTGGCCAAACGCGCAGCGCTCAAGCTGATCCACCGGGTACCGCGGGCCGCCGGGCGCGACCTGGCGTACGCCGCCTTCCGCGCCCGCGAAGGTCGAGCCCTCGACGACTTCGCCACCTGGTGCGTACTGGCCGAGAAATACGGCGGCGACTGGCATCGATGGCCGAAGTCGTTGCGGCATCCCGACGCCCCCGGCGTCGCCGATTTCGCCGAAAAGCACGAAGACGCGATCGATTTCCACCGCTGGCTGCAGTGGCAACTCGACGAGCAGCTCGCCGCCGCGCAGACGCGGGCGACGCAAGCCGGGATGTCGTTGGGTGTCATGCATGACTTGGCCGTCGGGGTCCACCCGAACGGGGCCGATGCGTGGGCGCTGCAGGACGTGCTGGCGCTGGGGGTGACCGCGGGCGCACCACCGGACGAGTTCAATCAACTCGGTCAGGATTGGTCGCAGCCGCCTTGGCGGCCGGACCGGCTCGAAGAGCACGGATACCGTCCCTTCCGAGCACTTATCCGGGCGATACTGCGGCATGCGGGCGGGGTTCGAATCGACCACATCATCGGGTTATTCCGGCTGTGGTGGATCCCGGAGGGAGAGCCGCCCACGCAGGGCACCTATGTGCGCTACGACCACGAGGCGATGGTCGGCATTGTCGCGCTGGAAGCCCACCGAGCCGGGGCCGTCGTGGTCGGTGAGGACCTGGGCACCGTCGAGCCGTGGGTCCGCGACTACTTACTATTGCGCGGCTTGCTGGGTACCTCGATCCTGTGGTTCGAGCTGGACCGCGACGGCAGCGGCGGCCCGCTGCCCGCCGAGCGCTGGCGCGAGTATTGCTTGTCCTCGGTAACCACCCACGACCTACCACCCACCGCCGGCTACCTGGCCGGCGACCATGTGCGGCTGCGCGAGGCGCTCGGCTTGCTAACCCGGCCCGCGCAGTCCGAACTCCAGGCTGCTCAGGCCGAACTGGCCGCATGGTTGGCCGAGTTGCGCCGGGTCGGCCTGCTGATGGACGGTCCAGACGCGGATCGGGAGACCGGGGTCGATCCGGAAAACGACGCCGAGCAGACCATCTTGGCGCTCTACCGATATCTGGGCCGAACACCCTCGCGCTTGTTGGCGGTGGCTCTGCCCGATGCGGTCGGCGACCGGCGGATACAAAACCAGCCCGGAACCACGGATGAGTACCCGAACTGGCGGGTTCCGCTGACCGGGCCCGACGGCCGCCGGGTGTTACTCGAAGACATCTTCACCGATCGCCGGGTAGCTAGCCTGCTCGACGCGGTGCACGCCCAGACGGCCCGTGCCACCAGCTGA
- the eccB gene encoding type VII secretion protein EccB produces the protein MAEQGRGQRGSGYGLGLSTRTQVTGYQFLARRTAMALTRWRVRMEIEPGRRQTLAVVASVSASLVICLGALLWSLISPSGQINDSPIIADRDSGALFVRVGDRLYPALNLASARLITGRPANPHLVRGSQIASMPHGPLVGIPGAPSQFSPKSPATSSWLVCDTVSTSSGVASPHGVTVTVIDGTPDLTGHRRVLKGSDAVVLSYGGDAWVIREGRRSRIDAKDRSVLLPLGLTPEQVSQARPMSHALYDALPVGPELLVPEVPDAGSQATFPGAPGPVGTILVTPQISGPQQYSLVLIDGVQTLPPLVAQILQNAGRPGNTKPITVQPSALAKMPVVNRLDLSAYPDDPLNVLDIRENPSTCWWWERTAGENRSRVQVISGPTIPVKPQDMNKVVDLVKADMSGREADQVYFGPEYANFVAVTGNNPAAQTTESLWWLTDAGARFGVEDTKEAREALGLGLTPSPAPWVVLRLLPQGPTLSRADALVEHDTLPMDMSPAELVVPK, from the coding sequence GTGGCTGAACAGGGCCGCGGACAACGGGGGTCGGGGTACGGCCTGGGGTTGTCTACGCGGACGCAGGTAACGGGCTATCAGTTCTTGGCCCGCCGAACCGCGATGGCATTGACCCGGTGGCGTGTTCGCATGGAGATCGAACCCGGCCGACGTCAGACGCTCGCGGTGGTTGCGTCGGTGTCTGCCTCGCTGGTGATCTGCCTTGGTGCGCTGCTCTGGTCGTTGATCAGTCCGTCAGGTCAAATAAACGACTCTCCCATCATCGCTGACCGCGACTCGGGCGCGCTCTTCGTACGGGTGGGGGACCGGTTATACCCGGCGTTGAACCTGGCATCGGCGCGGCTGATCACCGGGCGTCCGGCAAACCCTCATCTGGTTCGGGGCAGCCAGATCGCCTCCATGCCGCACGGACCGCTGGTGGGTATCCCCGGCGCGCCGTCCCAGTTCTCGCCCAAGAGCCCGGCCACCTCGTCGTGGCTGGTTTGCGACACCGTGTCCACATCGTCGGGTGTCGCCTCCCCGCATGGGGTGACGGTGACCGTGATCGACGGCACTCCCGATCTCACCGGCCACCGGCGGGTGTTGAAGGGATCCGACGCGGTGGTGCTGAGCTACGGCGGTGATGCGTGGGTTATTCGGGAGGGACGTCGCTCCCGCATCGACGCCAAGGATCGCTCGGTGCTGCTGCCGCTGGGGCTGACACCCGAACAGGTCAGTCAGGCCCGGCCAATGAGCCACGCGCTCTACGACGCGTTGCCGGTTGGTCCCGAACTGCTGGTGCCGGAAGTGCCCGACGCAGGGTCTCAGGCGACCTTCCCGGGTGCGCCGGGCCCGGTGGGGACGATCCTGGTCACGCCGCAAATCAGCGGGCCGCAACAGTATTCGCTGGTCTTGATCGACGGGGTCCAGACATTGCCGCCCTTGGTCGCCCAGATTTTGCAGAATGCCGGCCGCCCGGGGAATACCAAGCCGATAACGGTGCAACCCTCGGCCCTGGCCAAGATGCCGGTGGTGAACAGGCTGGATCTGTCTGCCTATCCCGACGACCCGCTGAACGTGCTGGACATTCGGGAAAATCCGTCCACATGCTGGTGGTGGGAACGGACTGCGGGTGAGAACCGGTCCCGGGTGCAGGTGATTTCCGGGCCCACCATTCCGGTCAAGCCGCAGGACATGAACAAGGTGGTTGACTTGGTGAAGGCCGACATGAGTGGCCGGGAAGCCGACCAGGTCTACTTCGGTCCCGAATATGCCAACTTCGTGGCCGTCACCGGCAACAACCCGGCCGCTCAAACGACCGAATCGTTGTGGTGGCTCACCGATGCGGGCGCGCGTTTCGGGGTGGAAGACACCAAGGAGGCGCGCGAAGCGTTGGGATTAGGCCTGACACCCAGCCCGGCACCGTGGGTGGTGTTGCGGCTGTTGCCACAAGGCCCGACGCTGTCGCGAGCCGACGCGTTGGTGGAGCATGACACGCTACCCATGGATATGAGCCCTGCAGAGTTGGTGGTACCCAAGTGA
- the eccCa gene encoding type VII secretion protein EccCa, with the protein MKRGFARPTPEKAPVIKPENIVLPTPLSIPPPEGKPWWLIVVGVVVVGLLGGMVAMVFASGSHVFGGVGSIFPLFMMVGIFMMMFRGMGAGGQQQMSRPKLDAMRAQFMLMLDMLRETAQESADSMDANYRWFHPAPSTLTAAVGSARMWERKPDGKDLNFGVVRVGVGMTRPEVTWGEPQNMPTDIELEPVTGKALQEFGRYQSVVYNLPKMISLLVEPWYALVGERDQVLGLMRAIICQLTFSHGPDHVQLVVVSSDLDEWDWVKWLPHFGDSRRFDAAGNARMVYSSVREFAAEQAELFAGRGSFTPRHASSSAQTPTPHHVIICDVDDPQWEYVISAEGIDGVTFFDLTGSPMWTSVPERKLEFDKNGVIEALPRDRDTWMVIDDNGWFFALTDQMSIAEAEEFSQKLAQWRLAEAYEEIGQRVAHIGARDILSYYGIDEPGNIDFDALWGSRTDTMGRSRLRAPFGNRSDNGELLFLDMKSLDEGGDGPHGVMSGTTGSGKSTLVRTVIESLMLGHPPEELQFVLADLKGGSAVKPFAGVPHVSRIITDLEEDQALMERFLDALWGEIARRKAVCDNAGVDDAKEYNSVRARMRARGQDMPPLPMLVVVIDEFYEWFRIMPTAVDVLDSIGRQGRAYWIHLMMASQTIESRAEKLMENMGYRLVLKARTAGAAQAAGVPNAVNLPAQAGLGYFRKSLEDIIRFQAEFLWRDYYQPGVTIDGEEAPALAHSIDYIRPQLFTNSFTPLEVSVGGPEIDKVVAHANGEVVEAEQAEAEEEEEEGIRTPKVGTVIIEQLRRINFEPYRLWQPPLTQPVAIDDLVNRFLGHPWQKDYGSARNLVFPIGIIDRPFKHDQPPWTVDTSGPGANVLILGAGGAGKTNALQTLICSAALTHTPDQVQFYCLAYSSTALTTVARLPHVGEVAGPTDPYGVRRTVAELLALVRERKRSFLEYGIASMEMFRRRKFGGEAGPVPDDGFGDVYLVIDNYRALAEENEVLIEQVNVIINQGPSFGVHVVVTADRESELRPPVRSGFGSRVELRLAAVEDAKLVRSRFAKEVPVKPGRGMVAVNYVRLDSDPQAGLHTLVARPALGSTPDNVFECDSVVAAVSRLTTAQAPPVRRLPASFGVDQVRQLAARDTRQGVGAGGIAWAISELDLQPVYLNFAENGHLMVTGRRECGRTTTLATIMSEIGRLYAPGTSSAPEPPAGSPSAQVWLVDPRRQLLTALGTDYVEKFAYNLDGVQAMMGELAAVLAGREPPPGLTAEELLSRSWWSGPEIFLIVDDIQQLPPGFDSPLHKAAPWVTRAADVGLHVIVTRTFGGWSSAGSDPMLRALHQANAPLLVMDADPDEGFIRGKMKGGPLPRGRGLLMAEDTGVFVQVALTEVRR; encoded by the coding sequence GTGAAACGCGGATTTGCGCGGCCGACACCGGAAAAGGCCCCGGTAATCAAGCCCGAGAACATCGTCCTGCCGACGCCGTTGAGCATCCCCCCGCCAGAGGGGAAGCCGTGGTGGTTGATTGTGGTCGGCGTCGTCGTGGTCGGGCTGCTTGGCGGCATGGTGGCCATGGTCTTTGCCAGCGGTTCACACGTTTTCGGCGGTGTCGGCTCGATCTTCCCCCTGTTCATGATGGTCGGCATCTTCATGATGATGTTCCGCGGCATGGGCGCCGGTGGACAGCAGCAAATGAGCCGCCCGAAGTTGGACGCGATGCGTGCCCAGTTCATGCTGATGCTGGACATGCTGCGGGAGACCGCTCAGGAGTCGGCGGACAGCATGGACGCCAACTACCGGTGGTTCCATCCGGCCCCAAGCACGCTGACGGCCGCCGTCGGATCGGCCCGCATGTGGGAGCGCAAACCCGATGGCAAGGACCTGAATTTTGGGGTCGTGCGAGTCGGCGTCGGAATGACGCGCCCCGAGGTGACCTGGGGCGAGCCCCAGAACATGCCGACCGATATCGAGCTGGAGCCGGTGACGGGCAAGGCGCTTCAGGAGTTCGGGCGCTACCAGAGCGTTGTCTACAACCTGCCAAAGATGATTTCCCTCCTTGTCGAACCCTGGTACGCGCTGGTCGGAGAGCGCGATCAGGTACTGGGGTTGATGCGCGCGATCATCTGCCAGCTGACGTTCTCCCACGGACCTGACCATGTGCAGCTGGTCGTCGTCAGCTCGGACTTGGACGAATGGGATTGGGTGAAATGGCTTCCGCATTTCGGTGATTCACGGCGGTTCGACGCCGCGGGCAATGCACGGATGGTCTACAGCTCGGTTCGTGAGTTCGCCGCCGAGCAGGCCGAACTGTTCGCCGGACGAGGATCTTTCACGCCTCGGCACGCGAGCTCGTCGGCGCAAACGCCCACGCCGCACCACGTGATCATCTGCGACGTCGATGACCCGCAGTGGGAATACGTGATCAGCGCCGAGGGCATCGACGGTGTGACCTTCTTCGACCTGACCGGTTCCCCGATGTGGACCAGCGTTCCCGAGCGGAAGCTGGAGTTCGACAAGAACGGTGTCATCGAGGCGCTGCCTCGCGACCGCGACACCTGGATGGTGATCGACGACAACGGCTGGTTCTTCGCTCTCACCGACCAGATGAGCATTGCCGAGGCGGAGGAATTCTCCCAGAAGTTGGCTCAATGGCGCCTCGCTGAGGCATACGAGGAAATCGGGCAGCGGGTGGCCCACATCGGCGCCCGAGACATCTTGTCCTACTACGGAATCGACGAGCCGGGGAACATCGACTTCGACGCATTGTGGGGCAGCCGAACCGACACGATGGGCCGGTCGCGGTTGCGAGCGCCATTCGGTAACCGCTCCGACAACGGCGAGCTGCTGTTCTTGGACATGAAGTCGCTTGACGAAGGTGGCGACGGTCCGCACGGGGTCATGTCGGGGACCACTGGTTCCGGTAAGTCGACCCTGGTGCGGACCGTGATCGAATCGCTCATGCTGGGCCACCCGCCGGAGGAACTCCAATTCGTGCTGGCCGACCTCAAGGGTGGTTCGGCGGTCAAGCCATTCGCAGGAGTGCCGCACGTGTCGCGGATCATCACCGACCTCGAAGAGGACCAGGCGCTGATGGAACGCTTCCTCGACGCGCTGTGGGGTGAGATTGCGCGCCGCAAGGCGGTGTGCGACAACGCGGGCGTCGACGACGCCAAGGAATACAACTCGGTGCGTGCTCGGATGCGGGCGCGCGGCCAGGACATGCCGCCGTTGCCGATGCTCGTCGTGGTTATCGACGAGTTCTATGAGTGGTTCCGGATCATGCCCACCGCGGTCGACGTCCTCGACTCGATCGGCAGGCAGGGCCGTGCCTACTGGATCCACCTGATGATGGCGTCTCAGACGATTGAGAGCCGCGCCGAAAAACTGATGGAAAACATGGGCTATCGCCTGGTGCTGAAGGCACGGACCGCGGGGGCGGCACAGGCCGCTGGCGTGCCGAATGCGGTGAACCTGCCGGCACAAGCCGGGCTGGGCTACTTCCGCAAGAGCCTCGAGGACATCATCCGGTTCCAGGCCGAGTTCCTCTGGCGGGACTACTACCAGCCGGGAGTCACCATCGACGGCGAAGAAGCGCCGGCGTTGGCGCACAGCATCGACTACATTCGCCCGCAACTCTTTACCAACTCATTTACCCCGCTGGAAGTGAGTGTCGGGGGACCGGAGATCGACAAGGTGGTCGCCCACGCCAACGGCGAAGTTGTCGAGGCGGAGCAGGCCGAAGCCGAAGAGGAGGAAGAGGAAGGAATCCGGACTCCGAAGGTCGGCACGGTCATCATCGAGCAACTGCGCAGGATCAATTTCGAGCCGTACCGGCTGTGGCAGCCTCCGCTGACCCAACCCGTCGCCATCGACGACTTGGTCAACCGATTCCTCGGACACCCGTGGCAGAAGGACTATGGGTCCGCCCGGAACTTGGTGTTCCCGATCGGCATCATTGACCGGCCGTTCAAGCACGACCAGCCGCCGTGGACAGTCGACACATCGGGGCCGGGCGCCAACGTGCTGATTTTGGGCGCCGGAGGCGCGGGCAAGACCAATGCGCTGCAGACGCTGATCTGCTCGGCCGCGTTGACCCACACCCCCGATCAGGTGCAGTTCTACTGCCTGGCATACAGCAGCACCGCCTTGACCACGGTTGCCCGCCTACCCCACGTGGGTGAGGTGGCCGGGCCCACAGATCCCTACGGTGTGCGCCGAACCGTAGCCGAATTGCTGGCGCTGGTGCGCGAGCGCAAACGTAGCTTCCTCGAGTACGGAATCGCCTCGATGGAGATGTTCCGGCGCCGCAAGTTCGGTGGGGAGGCCGGGCCGGTGCCCGACGACGGCTTCGGCGATGTGTACCTGGTGATCGACAACTACCGGGCGCTGGCCGAAGAAAACGAGGTGCTCATCGAGCAGGTGAACGTGATCATCAACCAGGGCCCCTCGTTCGGGGTCCACGTGGTGGTCACCGCGGATCGCGAATCTGAACTGCGGCCGCCGGTGCGTAGTGGGTTCGGTTCCCGCGTCGAGCTGCGTCTGGCCGCAGTGGAGGACGCCAAGCTGGTGCGCTCGCGGTTCGCCAAGGAAGTTCCGGTGAAACCGGGGCGCGGCATGGTCGCCGTCAACTATGTCCGACTCGACAGCGACCCACAGGCCGGCCTGCACACATTGGTGGCTCGCCCCGCGCTGGGCAGTACCCCCGACAACGTGTTCGAGTGCGACAGTGTGGTTGCGGCGGTCAGCCGACTCACCACCGCTCAGGCGCCCCCGGTGCGTCGCCTGCCGGCTAGCTTCGGCGTGGACCAGGTACGCCAATTGGCCGCCCGAGACACTCGCCAAGGCGTTGGTGCAGGTGGGATCGCTTGGGCGATATCGGAGTTGGACCTGCAACCGGTCTACCTCAACTTCGCCGAGAATGGCCATTTGATGGTGACCGGTCGGCGCGAATGTGGGCGTACCACCACGCTGGCCACCATCATGTCCGAGATCGGGCGGCTGTATGCGCCGGGCACCAGCAGCGCACCCGAGCCTCCGGCCGGGAGCCCATCTGCGCAGGTGTGGTTGGTTGACCCGCGCCGCCAGTTGCTGACCGCGCTGGGTACCGACTACGTGGAGAAGTTCGCCTACAACCTCGACGGTGTACAGGCAATGATGGGCGAGTTGGCCGCCGTTTTGGCCGGCCGTGAGCCGCCGCCCGGGTTGACAGCCGAAGAGTTGTTGTCGCGGTCGTGGTGGAGCGGACCGGAGATTTTCTTGATCGTCGACGACATCCAGCAGCTGCCACCCGGATTCGATTCCCCGTTACACAAGGCTGCGCCCTGGGTCACCAGGGCCGCCGACGTCGGTCTACACGTGATCGTCACGCGCACCTTCGGTGGTTGGTCTTCGGCCGGCAGCGACCCGATGCTGCGGGCACTGCATCAAGCAAATGCGCCGCTGCTGGTCATGGACGCCGACCCCGACGAGGGCTTCATCCGCGGCAAGATGAAGGGTGGTCCGCTGCCCCGTGGTCGAGGCCTGTTGATGGCCGAGGATACCGGCGTGTTCGTGCAGGTGGCTCTCACCGAGGTGCGTCGGTAG
- a CDS encoding cytochrome P450 has protein sequence MSTASEGQAGGFYLPRLEYSTLPLAADRGVGWKALRDAGPVVFMNGYYYLTRREDVLSALRNPKVFSSRVLQPPGSPLPVVPLAFDPPEHTRYRKILQPYFSPHALNKSRPVLERHATDMIASIAQLGECEAMADFARLYPYQVFLDLYGLPLQDRDRVIAWKDAIIGDKPFLTRDELESGQLELFEYLVNAIQQRRESPGSDLLSQVMTGPGEFTDLELLGMSHLLILAGLDTVTAAIGFSLFELARRPHLRAELRNDPKQIRVFIEEIVRLEPSAPVAPRITTEFVNVGGMTLPPGSQVRLCMAAVNRDGSDTMSTNDLVMDGKVHRHWGFGGGPHRCLGSHLARIELTVIVAEWLRQIPDFELPAGYTPEIAFPSKTFALKSLPLHWA, from the coding sequence ATGAGTACCGCCAGCGAAGGGCAGGCCGGCGGATTTTACCTACCGCGGCTTGAATACTCGACGTTGCCGCTTGCCGCCGACCGCGGGGTCGGCTGGAAGGCGCTGCGCGATGCCGGGCCAGTGGTGTTCATGAATGGCTACTACTACCTGACCCGGCGCGAGGATGTGCTCTCAGCGTTACGCAATCCCAAGGTGTTCTCGTCGCGAGTGCTACAGCCGCCGGGCAGTCCGCTGCCCGTGGTCCCGCTGGCGTTCGACCCTCCGGAGCACACTCGCTACCGAAAGATTCTGCAGCCCTACTTCAGCCCGCATGCGTTGAACAAGTCCCGGCCCGTCCTGGAACGCCACGCGACCGACATGATCGCGAGCATTGCCCAGCTGGGCGAGTGCGAGGCGATGGCAGATTTTGCGCGCCTGTATCCCTACCAGGTGTTCCTCGACCTTTACGGGCTGCCACTACAGGATCGCGACCGTGTGATCGCCTGGAAAGATGCGATCATCGGCGACAAACCCTTTCTCACCCGGGACGAACTCGAGTCGGGGCAGCTCGAACTGTTCGAATACCTGGTCAACGCGATTCAACAGCGCCGCGAAAGCCCAGGTTCGGACCTGCTGTCGCAGGTAATGACCGGCCCGGGCGAATTCACCGACCTCGAGTTGCTGGGCATGAGCCACTTGTTGATTCTCGCGGGACTGGACACGGTGACGGCGGCGATCGGATTTTCGCTCTTCGAACTGGCCCGCAGACCGCACCTGCGCGCGGAGCTTCGCAACGATCCGAAACAAATCAGGGTTTTCATCGAAGAGATCGTGCGCTTGGAGCCGTCAGCACCGGTGGCGCCCCGGATTACCACCGAATTCGTCAATGTCGGCGGCATGACGTTACCGCCGGGCTCACAGGTGCGGTTGTGCATGGCCGCAGTCAACCGGGACGGCAGCGACACGATGTCCACCAATGACCTGGTCATGGATGGAAAAGTGCACCGGCACTGGGGATTCGGCGGCGGACCGCACCGCTGCCTAGGTTCCCATCTGGCGCGCATAGAACTGACCGTGATCGTCGCAGAATGGCTCAGGCAAATCCCGGACTTCGAACTGCCTGCAGGCTATACCCCCGAAATCGCTTTCCCGTCAAAGACGTTCGCGCTCAAATCGCTGCCACTGCACTGGGCGTGA